A portion of the Fusobacterium nucleatum genome contains these proteins:
- a CDS encoding GntR family transcriptional regulator, which produces MEENKDTLLGKFIKTLSYKEQAYDLIKDAILFNKFRIGAIYSQESICNELGISRTPVREALIELQKEGYITILRGRGIEVTPVTEEDAKDILEVRIFYEKNNAFLAAKRIKDEDIKLLKECIEKLESNLSTFDSQLLYRIDHQFHRLVAKATQNNWMYKETELILDNYLRFENKSVYNNSIDGQLVFKEHLAIFNAIKDKDSEKAKKMMEKHLVNSYYRTLKKIWNTEKEELEIK; this is translated from the coding sequence ATGGAGGAAAATAAAGATACACTACTTGGAAAATTTATAAAAACATTATCATATAAAGAACAAGCATATGATTTAATAAAAGATGCAATATTATTTAATAAATTTAGAATTGGAGCAATTTATTCACAAGAATCTATATGCAATGAACTTGGAATAAGCAGAACTCCAGTAAGAGAAGCATTAATAGAATTACAAAAGGAAGGATATATTACTATTCTTAGAGGTAGAGGTATAGAAGTAACTCCTGTTACAGAAGAAGACGCAAAAGATATACTGGAAGTTCGAATTTTCTATGAGAAAAATAATGCTTTTCTTGCTGCCAAAAGAATTAAAGATGAGGATATAAAACTTTTAAAAGAGTGTATAGAGAAATTAGAAAGTAATTTGAGTACTTTTGATAGTCAACTTTTATACAGAATTGATCACCAATTTCATCGTTTAGTTGCAAAAGCAACACAAAATAATTGGATGTACAAAGAAACTGAATTAATATTGGATAATTATTTAAGATTTGAAAATAAATCAGTTTACAATAATTCAATTGATGGACAACTTGTTTTTAAAGAACATCTAGCCATATTTAATGCTATTAAAGATAAAGATAGTGAAAAGGCAAAAAAAATGATGGAAAAGCATTTAGTTAATTCATATTATAGGACACTTAAAAAAATTTGGAATACTGAAAAAGAAGAGTTAGAAATAAAATAA
- a CDS encoding ABC transporter permease yields MKKYFKIFKISLISYLEYRVNFVLSFLFSLVPFSVSVLLWVAVAKHSEFIKVKEVVSYYFVILIVKNITTTNSIIRFSDDIRLGELNKYLLKPYNYCFYNLMADLPERIVFIVMNFIPLILIYAFLHSYINLDLSLIKVFFFIIFLILGYLINFFIDFLIGLYSFYFSKVSSLYTSIKVLRNLSAGNIFPLLMLPAKIFLTLQFLPFMYTSYVPTMLLLEKTSFDLILKNLFISITWLSILCLFSAMLWKRGMKRYSAYGG; encoded by the coding sequence GTGAAAAAATATTTTAAAATTTTTAAAATAAGTTTGATTAGCTACTTAGAATATAGAGTAAATTTTGTGTTATCTTTTTTATTTTCCTTAGTTCCTTTTTCAGTGAGTGTTCTGCTATGGGTAGCTGTTGCTAAACATAGTGAATTTATAAAAGTAAAAGAAGTAGTTAGTTATTATTTTGTAATTCTTATAGTTAAAAATATAACTACAACGAATTCAATTATTAGATTTTCTGATGATATAAGGCTTGGAGAATTGAATAAATATCTTTTAAAACCATATAATTACTGTTTCTATAATTTAATGGCTGATTTGCCAGAAAGAATAGTTTTTATTGTTATGAACTTTATTCCTTTAATTTTAATTTATGCTTTTTTACATAGTTATATTAATTTAGATTTATCTTTGATAAAAGTATTCTTTTTTATTATATTTTTAATATTGGGATATTTAATTAATTTTTTTATAGATTTCTTAATTGGACTTTATAGTTTTTATTTTTCAAAAGTTTCTTCTCTTTATACTTCAATAAAAGTTTTAAGAAATTTATCTGCTGGAAATATTTTTCCACTTTTAATGTTACCAGCTAAAATATTTCTGACTTTACAATTTTTACCTTTTATGTATACAAGCTATGTTCCTACTATGCTTTTACTTGAAAAAACTTCTTTTGACTTGATACTTAAAAATTTATTTATATCAATAACTTGGCTAAGTATACTTTGCTTATTTTCAGCAATGTTATGGAAAAGAGGTATGAAAAGATATTCTGCTTATGGGGGATAA
- a CDS encoding ABC transporter ATP-binding protein, with protein MSVQEVNNEYVILTENLCKDYIYYKKEAGLKGSLKNLFHREKLIKKAVQNLSIKIPKGAIVGLIGLNGAGKTTTLKMLTGIIIPTSGKVDVLSYFPFDKKKEYLRHIAMVMGNKSQLWWDLPALDTFELNKIIYEIDDSEYKNTLNSMVEIMGVEKQLNVQVRRLSLGERMKMELIASLIHKPDIVFLDEPTIGLDVITQYNIRNFLKEYCVKYGSTILLTSHNFNDIVTLCDSIILINNGEMIYSDTFKNFQKQFFNQKYFVLKLKEPNVDEFISKLHLENDIKIEKIDSNSIKIATDNNKSLDILKNISGNFIQELSDINIENISMDDVIRKIYQK; from the coding sequence ATGTCAGTGCAGGAAGTTAATAATGAATATGTAATTTTGACTGAAAATTTATGTAAAGATTATATCTATTATAAAAAAGAAGCTGGATTAAAAGGTAGTTTAAAAAATTTATTTCATCGTGAAAAACTTATTAAAAAAGCTGTACAAAATCTTTCTATAAAAATTCCTAAGGGAGCTATTGTCGGGCTTATTGGTTTGAATGGAGCAGGCAAAACTACAACTTTAAAAATGTTGACAGGTATCATAATACCAACAAGTGGTAAAGTAGATGTGTTAAGTTATTTTCCTTTTGATAAAAAGAAAGAATATTTACGCCATATTGCTATGGTTATGGGAAATAAAAGTCAACTTTGGTGGGATTTACCAGCATTAGATACTTTTGAATTAAACAAAATAATCTATGAAATTGATGATTCAGAATATAAAAACACTCTTAATTCTATGGTTGAAATTATGGGAGTTGAAAAGCAATTAAATGTTCAAGTCAGAAGGTTATCACTTGGAGAAAGAATGAAAATGGAGCTTATTGCCAGTTTAATTCATAAACCAGATATAGTATTTTTAGATGAACCTACAATAGGTTTAGATGTAATTACTCAATATAATATCAGAAATTTTTTAAAAGAATATTGTGTAAAATATGGTTCAACTATTCTTTTAACTAGCCATAATTTTAATGATATTGTAACACTTTGTGATTCCATAATTTTAATAAATAATGGAGAGATGATTTATTCAGATACATTTAAAAATTTTCAAAAGCAATTTTTCAATCAAAAATATTTTGTACTTAAATTAAAAGAACCTAATGTAGATGAATTTATAAGTAAACTTCATTTAGAAAATGATATTAAAATAGAAAAAATAGATAGCAATTCAATTAAAATAGCAACTGATAATAATAAAAGTTTGGATATATTGAAAAATATTTCAGGAAATTTTATTCAAGAGCTTAGTGATATTAATATTGAAAATATTAGTATGGATGATGTTATAAGGAAAATCTATCAAAAATAA
- a CDS encoding ABC transporter permease: MKRYFQIMKAYLRGSLMYQMEYKFNFLVGGTFELIWMVMYIIFINVAFLHTKDINGWNKYQMLMLTFQGGLMDSVFTFAVVPGLKRLPELINKGTLDFLLLKPVNKKFNISFNEFDIPQIKNIFINIFGVIYCIKKLQIVLTPTKILIYILLSINGFLMIYSIMFMLMSLAFWFMRMDIVMGIGSELITVGNKPMSIYPNIIQKILIFIIPLFVCFNFPILYIVKGLNLYFIIYSFIATAICFMILNFIFKRGLRRYVSAGS, from the coding sequence GTGAAAAGATATTTTCAGATAATGAAAGCATATTTAAGAGGTTCTTTGATGTATCAAATGGAATATAAATTCAATTTTTTAGTAGGAGGAACTTTTGAGCTTATATGGATGGTTATGTATATAATATTTATAAATGTAGCATTTTTACATACCAAAGATATAAATGGGTGGAATAAATATCAGATGTTAATGCTTACCTTTCAAGGCGGACTTATGGATTCAGTATTTACATTTGCAGTAGTACCAGGGCTAAAAAGATTACCAGAATTGATAAATAAGGGAACATTAGATTTTTTATTGTTAAAACCTGTCAATAAAAAATTTAATATTTCATTTAATGAATTTGATATTCCACAAATAAAAAATATTTTTATAAATATATTTGGGGTTATTTATTGTATAAAAAAACTTCAGATAGTGCTGACACCTACAAAAATTTTAATATATATTTTGTTGTCAATTAATGGATTTTTAATGATATATTCAATTATGTTCATGCTAATGAGCTTAGCATTTTGGTTTATGAGAATGGATATTGTTATGGGGATTGGCTCAGAGTTAATTACTGTTGGAAATAAACCAATGTCAATTTATCCTAATATTATTCAAAAAATTTTAATCTTTATTATTCCATTATTTGTTTGTTTTAACTTTCCAATTCTATATATAGTAAAGGGCTTAAATTTATATTTTATTATTTATTCCTTTATAGCAACAGCTATCTGTTTTATGATTTTAAATTTCATTTTTAAAAGGGGGTTAAGAAGATATGTCAGTGCAGGAAGTTAA
- a CDS encoding ABC transporter ATP-binding protein produces the protein MIEVKKLNFSIENKKIIQDISIKVNQGQFIGVIGANGSGKSTLLKNVYRFLKYDSGNIKLKNVDLYSYSSKSLAKEMAVLAQKQNMNFDFSVEEIVEMGRYAYKHSIFDSEENKNSKFIEDALNAVGMYKMKDRSFLSLSGGEMQRVLIARALAQNTEILILDEPTNHLDIKYQIQIMELVKETRKTILAVIHDINIASSYCNYIYALKDGKICFEGSPEEIFTKEKIKNIFDVEADVLIHPKNKKPLIVF, from the coding sequence TTGATAGAAGTTAAAAAGTTAAATTTTTCAATAGAAAATAAAAAAATTATACAAGATATATCTATTAAAGTTAATCAAGGACAGTTTATAGGAGTTATTGGAGCAAATGGTTCTGGAAAAAGTACTCTTTTAAAAAATGTATATAGATTTTTAAAATATGATTCAGGAAATATTAAGCTTAAGAATGTAGATTTATATAGCTATTCTTCAAAAAGCTTAGCAAAAGAAATGGCAGTTTTGGCTCAAAAACAAAATATGAATTTTGATTTTTCAGTTGAAGAAATTGTTGAAATGGGAAGATATGCTTATAAACATTCAATTTTTGATTCAGAAGAAAATAAAAATTCTAAGTTTATAGAAGATGCTTTGAATGCTGTTGGCATGTATAAAATGAAAGATAGAAGTTTCTTAAGTCTTTCAGGTGGAGAAATGCAAAGGGTTTTAATTGCAAGAGCCTTAGCTCAAAATACAGAAATTTTAATATTAGATGAACCTACAAATCATTTGGATATAAAATATCAAATTCAAATTATGGAATTAGTGAAGGAAACAAGAAAAACTATCTTAGCAGTTATTCATGACATAAATATTGCAAGTTCTTATTGCAACTATATTTATGCTTTAAAAGATGGCAAAATTTGTTTTGAAGGTTCTCCAGAAGAAATATTTACAAAAGAAAAAATAAAAAATATTTTTGATGTTGAAGCAGATGTACTAATACATCCCAAAAATAAAAAACCATTGATAGTTTTTTAA
- a CDS encoding FecCD family ABC transporter permease, giving the protein MKKHIKNYKSLSLLLFIILILVSTFAITVGSVSLKNLDVWKIIVNKSFNHNIFTITWEESSEIIVWTLRAPRIVTAILAGASLSFVGILMQALTKNPLASPYILGISSGASTGAVLVILIFSGSYIFISVGAFILGTLTALLVFYFANSNGFSSTKLVLVGAAISAIFSGLTSLIIAVTPNERAIRGALFWMSGSLAGSTWQYIPFLFISLLIVFILVYPKYDELNILVTGDENATSLGVDVKKIRFLIMITSTFLTGIVVANTGIIGFVGLVIPHITRGLVGGNHKKVIPIAILLGAVFLVLTDTLTRTVVSSQEIPIGVITSVLGAPFFLSMLRRKSYRFGGE; this is encoded by the coding sequence ATGAAAAAACATATAAAAAATTATAAAAGTTTATCTCTTCTACTATTTATTATTTTAATTTTAGTATCAACTTTTGCAATAACTGTTGGTTCTGTTTCATTAAAAAATTTAGATGTATGGAAAATAATAGTCAATAAATCCTTTAATCATAATATTTTTACTATAACTTGGGAAGAAAGTTCTGAAATTATAGTTTGGACATTACGAGCTCCAAGAATAGTTACTGCAATTCTTGCAGGAGCATCTTTATCTTTTGTAGGAATTCTTATGCAAGCTCTTACAAAAAATCCTTTAGCAAGCCCATACATTCTTGGTATATCCTCAGGAGCAAGCACAGGAGCAGTTTTAGTTATACTTATATTTAGTGGCTCATATATTTTTATTTCAGTTGGGGCTTTTATTTTAGGTACATTGACCGCTTTACTTGTTTTCTATTTTGCTAATTCAAATGGCTTTTCAAGTACAAAACTTGTTTTAGTGGGGGCTGCTATATCTGCAATATTTTCAGGCTTAACTTCTTTAATAATAGCTGTTACCCCTAATGAAAGAGCTATACGAGGTGCTTTATTTTGGATGTCAGGAAGTTTAGCAGGGTCTACTTGGCAATATATACCATTTTTATTTATTTCTCTTCTTATAGTTTTTATTTTAGTTTATCCTAAGTATGATGAGCTTAATATATTAGTAACAGGAGATGAAAATGCTACTTCACTTGGGGTTGATGTAAAGAAAATAAGATTTTTAATAATGATTACCTCAACATTTTTAACAGGTATTGTAGTTGCAAATACAGGAATTATTGGATTTGTTGGACTAGTTATTCCACATATTACTCGTGGGCTTGTTGGTGGAAATCATAAAAAAGTTATTCCAATTGCTATTCTTTTAGGTGCTGTTTTTTTAGTTCTCACAGATACTTTAACAAGAACAGTTGTTTCATCCCAAGAAATTCCAATAGGTGTTATAACTTCGGTTTTAGGTGCTCCATTCTTTTTGAGTATGCTTAGAAGAAAATCATATAGATTTGGAGGGGAATAA